From the genome of Peptoniphilus sp. ING2-D1G:
ATAAAAAACAATAAAAAATACATTGATTTGAATTTTTTTAAAGATGAGCCGGTTGTACTTACAGAAACAAGACAAAGAAGTCGTTTGATTTTAGATAAGATATTTGATAATGCTAAAATTACTCCTAAGGTTAAACAGATAACAAAAAATCTAAGCACTCTCAATACATTGTCTTTGATAGATTATTCAACAGTCATGCTTCCCGAAAAACAAATCAGCATACTTTCAAATACAAAAGAATACTACTATATAGATGAAAAATATAATACTCCTTATTCTTTTTTTGTAGCGACATTAAGCGATAATAACTTGTCTCCATCAACTCAAAAACTCAAAGCATTTTTAAAAGCTCACCAATATTCTTTCTAAAAACAACCTTTTAAAATGTTGAGAATTTATTGAAATTTTAAGGATGCCTATAAAATATAAAGTGCCTTGATATGAATTAATATTTAAGTACACCAAAAAATCATCAGCAAAACTACTCACCTGGAAGGTGCTAAGTAGTTTTGCTGATGATTTTTTGTTTTGTGTTATATTAAAAATAATTCATTCAAAATCCGGAATACTAATATATTTTATTGAAACTTCTCCCTTGTGTTTTAAATCTGCCAATTCAATTCCCTTTTTTAACCTGTGAAAGGTAATGGTTTTTTCAGGTTCTACACAGACTCCCATTACCTCTCCTGTGTCTCCGTTTAGTCCTGATGCTATATCTACTGCTACTGTGCTTTTTGCAAAATCGTTGATTGTATTTATTGTCTGTGCATAGAGCCCTTCTACTTTTCTCGATAATCCTGTTCCAAAAATGCTATCGATAGCTACACTTTCTCGTAAGTCTTTTTCTAAATATTTTAGATTTCCTTCTTCTAAAATTTTTATATCTGCATTTAATTTTTTTAAAATATTAAAATTTATCTTGAAATCTTCGCTCATTTTTGCCATATTTCCTATGATGTATATTTTTATATCTTTATTATTTAATAATAAATGTCTTGCAATGGCAAGTCCGTCTCCCCCATTATTGCCTGTGGAGCAAATCACTGTGAATTTGTGCGACATATCCTTTACTTCATCAAAGAAAGCCAATGCTGCATTTTCCATCAGCACTATTGATGGAATTTTGTAGTGCTCTATGGCTCTTCTGTCCGCTTTTTTCATTTCTTCTACGCTGATTGCTTCTTTTTTCATCTTATCAACTCTTTAAATAATCTAATATAATTTTCCAGCTTTCGATTAAATCCTCTAATTTATATCTTGCGTTTGCAGAGCTTGTGCCGGGAAGTTTCATTGCTTCCATTTTTAATACATTTCTATGGTATTTATTATAGTATCTATGAGATAGGTTTCCATTACAAAAAATCATCTTTAAGTCTGATTTTTCTTTTATGGGTTTTAAATTAGTCGGTTCTACATTTTTTATGCTGCTGTCCATTGATCCTACTATGTCACATTTATATATTACATCATAAAGAGCTATGTTGTGCTTAGTTAAAATTGTTTTTTTACTTTCGGTATCCATCGCTGTCTTTTCTTCTAATAAAACAAACAACAGTTTCCAAAATCTGTTTTGAGGGTTTGCATAGAAAAAATCATCTTCTCTTGATTTAACAGAAGGAAAACTACCCAGTATTAATATCTTTGAATCTTCATCATACAGGGGCTTTAAGGGATGAATTACCCTTTCATATCTCTCTTTTTGCACTCGGCTCCTCCTATATAAAAAAGCTTTGAGCCTACTCACCTGATGAATAAATTATCATCACAAAAGCAAACCAAAGCTTTTTACTTAAATTGAATTTCCTACTTCAATGCTTATTTTATTGAATTTATCCAGTATATCGTCCATTTCAATTTCTTGCTTTTCTTTATTTTTTTTATCTAAAATTACTTTTCCTTCATGCATCATTAAAATTCTGTTGCCGTATTTTAAGCTGTATCTTAGATTGTGAGTGACCATAAGAGCCGTCAATTTTTTTTCTCTTATTATCTTGTCTGTTATTTCCATAATTATATCTGCTGTTTTCGGATCAAGAGCGGCTGTATGTTCATCAAGTATTAAAAACTTTATCGGGGTCATTGTCGCCATTAAAAGAGCCACCGCTTGTCTTTGTCCTCCGGAAAGAGAATTTACTTTTTCGTCAAGCTTGTTTTCTAAGCCCAGTCCTATGGGAATTAAAAGCGATTTGTAATAATCTATTCTTTTTTTATTTACACCCCTGCTTAAATTCCACGATTTTCCTTTATTGTCCGCCATTGACATGTTTTCAAGCAGAGTCATCGACGGAGATGTTCCCATGCCTGGGCTTTGAAATACCCTGCCCATATGTTCATATCTCACATGCTCTCTTTTATTTGTAATGTCTTCTCCATCTATAATGATGTTTCCACCATCTAAGGGTATGCTTCCGCAAATTATATTTAACATAGATGTCTTACCAGACCCGTTGCTGCCTATAATGCTTACAAATTGTTCATCATCTACTTTAAGGTTAAACTTGTCAAATATCTGAGATTCGTTTACAGTTCCCAAATTATAATATTTATCTATATTTTTAAGCTCAAGCATTTTTAACCTTCTTTCGTATGACTTTTCCGTCACCAATAACTAATATCACCAAAAAAATAGTTGCTGTTATGAGTTTCATGGAGTTAGCTGTAAATCCTATCATAATTGCAAGGGCGACACTTGTCTTGTAAAGAATAGAGCCTATTATTACTTTTGTAGTTCCTTTTATTGAACTTACGCTTTCAAGAAGTTTCATTCCCAAAACTACACTGGCAAGTCCCATAACCATGGATCCTGTACCCATAGATATCTCAAAAAATTTTTGTTCTTGTGCAACTAAAGCACCGCTTAGAGCCACAAATCCATTTGAAATTGCAAGCCCTTGAATTTTTATCATTCCGGGATCTTTTGCCATTGTTTTTACGAGGGTCGGATTATCTCCTGTAGCCTTTAACAAAAATCCCGCCTTTGTTTTCATAAACTCATCCAGTGCAATTTTTAGAACCACAGCTATTGGTATCATGACCAACAATACTTTGTATGTTGATAAGCTTTCAGGTATTATTGAGTTTATAAATTGATTGTTAAATATGGTGTCATTGTTAAATATAGGCACATTTGCTTTTCCAGCTATAAATAAGTTAACAGTATACAGTGCGGTTTGCATAATAAGCCCTGAGAGCAAATCCTTTACTCCTAATTTTATGTGAATGAATCCTGTCATTATTCCTGCAATAGAACCCGATAAAAAGCTAAGTGCAAGGGCAAGCATCGGATTTACTCCTCTGACTATTAAAAATACCGTGACTGCTGCTCCCAAAGGGAAGCTGCCATCTACTGTAAGATCCGGAAAATCTAAAATTATATATGCTATATAAAGTCCCAACGCAAGGAAAACATAAGTCAAACCTTGCTCAAAAATTCCTATAATAATATCCATTAGGTCTCCTTAATTTATCTTTGTTTGGGTTGTTCTATTTGCTCAAAAATTTCAACTGCTCTTCCTGTAAGATCTGAACTGAATTCAATACCTAAATTTTTTGCTACTTCTTTATTTAAATACAAACTTGAATTTGTAATTATTTCAAAGGGTATTTCTGAGGCCTTTGCTTCACCCTTTAGAACTTTGGCCGCTATATCTCCTGTTTGTTCTCCTAAAGAAATATATTCTATTCCTTCTGATGCAAGACATCCTATTTTTACTTGTTCAATTTCTGAACCGAATACCGGAATATTTTTACTTGCCGCCTTATCAAGAATTGTCGGAAGTGAATTTACAACTGTATTGTCTGTCAAATTAGTAAGAGCATCCACCTTCGATAAGATATTATCCGTTGCAAGAGGAATGTCCGCAGTGGTTGTAACGCTTCCTGTCACTAACTCGAATCCATACTCAGGTGCAAGTTTTTCATAAGTTTCAATCATGGATATTGAATTTGCTTCACTTGTTGTATATAAAACTCCAAGTTTCTTTGCCTCGGGAAGTACCTCTTTTATCATTTTTAATTGTGCTTCTACAGGAAGAGTATCGCTTGTTCCGGTGATGTTGCCTGCAGGAGTACCATCTTCCTTTGCAAGTTGTGCAGCTACCGGATCGCTTATTGCTGTGTATATTACAGGAATATCGGTATCACTTGCGGCATTAAATGCACTCATTGCGGCAGGTGTTGCAATTGCAATTATCATATCGTACTTATTCGCTACGAAGGAATCAGCTATCTGACCGGTTATTCCCATATCAGCTTCAGCATTTTGATAATCTATTATCAAATTTTCTCCTTCTTTAATAGCATTGTTTTCAAGTCCCTTTATTACACCTTCTCTGCAATTGTCAAGAGATCCGTGTTGTGCAAATTGCAGTATTCCCACTTTATATTCCTTGCTCTGTTCTTCTGCAGCTGTTTTTTCCACTGCATTTTCACTTTGTTCTGCGCCGTTACTTGCAGTGTTTTTTCCACCGCAACCTGTAAATAATAATCCTGAAACCAACACTACTGATAATAATTTCTTTAAATTCATTTTCTTCTCTCCTTTTAAAATTTTTAATCTACTTGATAGACTAAGGAATGAGAAGGATGGAATAAAAAAAAGACTTCCATCCCCATGGGACAAAAGTCATAACTTCTGCGGTACCACCCAAATTTGCATTTAGCACTCTCTCATCCAATACTATCATATTGGTCCTAATATAACGGTAAGGTTCCGTCAGGCATTACTTTTCTTTCGAATTTCTTCCCGCCCTCAGAAGTCCATTCAATGAAAATAAATGTAGGTACTCACACCCTTTGCACCATTCTCTTTACATTTACAAATTCATCTACTATTCTTCGTTTTCGGTTTTACATAGCTTTAGTATACTACATTATTTTTTATTGTCAACGATTAATTTATTATTTTTTGTATAAATCATAAGCACGCAATCATATGCATAAATTTTATTTTCATCTGCCTATAAATTTATTTTTTAAATATTTCTATTGTATTTTTCTGATTTTATCTCAAAATCAAGCCTTCTTAATTATCATTGGAAGTTGTTTTATCCATTAAAATTTTTGCAAATTCTATGGTCTTATCTATTTTATCATCGTCCATAAATTTTGTATTATAGCCCAAATGCCTTTGTCCAAGCATTCCTCTATAATTTAATTTAGAATGTTTGCAATATCTTTTAATCCCTTCTTCGAAAAGATCAGGTCCTTTGTTTATCCCATACCCAAAGGTTGTTATTATTGCTAAATTCTTGCCTTGCCATAAAGATAAATTTTTATACTGCCCATAGTATTTGTTCATACCGTATACAAGCCTATCAAGAACCGCCTTCATAGGAGCTGTACAATACCAAGAATAAATAGGAGTTGCCAATATTATCAAATCCGCCTTCAATGTCAAATCAAAAATCTTTTGCATATCATCTTTTATAGGGCAACCGAACTTATCATTAAACTGTTGACATTCTTTGCAAGCTACACAACCCTTTAAATTCATATCATAAAGATGAATATCTACTACTTTATTTTCGGACTTTTCCATTTCACTCTTAAATATTTCAACAATGGAATTTGTATTGCCTTTTTTCCTGGGACTTCCTTTTAAAATCAAAATATTCATGTCCATCAACTCCTTATACTGAAATCTATATTTTCATCTGTTATCAAAAGTATTCTATCGCCTTCCTTAATTACAGTATTTCCCTCAGCATTTATGAACTTTCCATTTCTATCTATGGTCAATATCAATCTATTGTCAGCCAATCTCAGATCAACAATTTTTCGATCTGTCCAAGGATGTCCTTCATCTATTGAAAATTCCATAATTTCCTGTCCACTGTAGTCAAAATACTCTTCTCCTGCAAGCACAACCACATCTCCTATATCAAAAGCCACCTCTCCCCTTGGAACAATAGTCTTACCCTCTCTTTCTATTTTTGCAACTATAAAATCAAAATTCATGTTTAACTCTTTAACCTTTTTCCCGGCTAAATCACTTTCTTCATCTACAATTGTTTTTATAAAATTTATGTCACTTTTATCTGAATAAAAATTAAAGGTTTTAAGTACAGTGTCCTTAGGATCAATCATATCGGATTTTTTGGATAAGTATGCCATGAAGGAACCCTGTAACAAAGAAGACAAAAAACATATTCCGAAGACAATATGATACACATCAATATTTAATATGTTTTGTCCATTGCTTTGATTTACCACCATTATGGCGAAGGCTATAGCAGCAGCTCCTCTGAGCCCTGCCCAAGATATAACTAATAGTTGATTTTTTTTAAGTTTAAAGGGAATCATAAGTCCTACCACCGAAACAGGTCTTGCTACAAAAGTCATAAAAAGCATTATTATAAAGGATATGGGAATATGCTCGATTATCTTTGCAAGATCTGCCAATAACCCAAGTAAAAAAAACAATCCGATACTCATAAGTTCAGTAAAACCGTCAAAGAAAAATATTATATCCCTCTTTCCTAAAAAGGATTTGTTCCCAATTATTATTCCAAAAATATATACTGCTAAATATCCATTTCCCCCTATTACATTAGTAAAAGAATAAGTAAGAAGTGCAACCGCCGCCATAAATACTATTGAAAGGCCGTCTTTTTGAAGATTTATAATCTCAAGCAACTTGCCGACAATTTTTGCAAATAAAAATCCTATAAAAAGTCCAAAAACAACTTGTTTCAAAATAAGAACTGGAATAGAAATATCTTCACCCAACAATAATGACAAAAACAACATCGTCATAGTGTATGCAGTAGGGTCATTGGACCCGCTTTCAAGCTCTAAAAGAGATGCACTGTTGTACTTTAAGTTTAAATTTTTTGATGTGAGAATATTTGAAACAGATGCATAATCTGTAGAACCTACAATTGAACCTAAAAGCATACTTTCAAGAAGCGGAAACTTAAAAAATACATGCACGAACCATCCTGTAATAAGTGCAGTGGCAACGACCCCCAAAGAAGCAAGTACCGTTGCTTCTTTTACAACAGGTTTTCCCATTGTCCAATTTGTACCGAATCCACCATAAAACATTATTACGATTAAAGCAAAAGTTGCAAAACTTTCACCAACTTCATAATTGTTAAACTCCACTCCTAAAAAACCGCTGATAATTCCCAGCGTTAAAAAAAGCAAAAGCGAAGGCACTCCGGATTTTGAAGATAAATTTATTGCAAATAGCGCAAGAATTAAAACAATCGCGACAAATAAAAGTTCCATAATCTCTCCTTTAATGTTGATAATATAAATATTGTAGCACAAAAGATCTATTTCTGTTATCAAACTTTCATTTTAAAAATAAATGGGTATAGATGATATTAATAACTATTCATTAGTAAACCATTGCTTTTAAATATTAAAATTGGAAGGAAAATTTTATGAAATCAAAAATTTTAAAAAGAGTAAAGGGAGTACACACTGTAGACGGTGCAGGCGTAAATTTAGTAAGAGTACTTGGACATGATACTACAAAAAGCCACGATCCGTTTTTAATGCTTGATAGTTTTGATTCAACAAATTATGATGATTATAAAGCGGGATTCCCAATACATCCC
Proteins encoded in this window:
- a CDS encoding branched-chain amino acid ABC transporter, permease protein (This is a large family mainly comprising high-affinity branched-chain amino acid transporter proteins such as E. coli LivH P08340 and LivM P22729 both of which are form the LIV-I transport system. Also found with in this family are proteins from the galactose transport system permease and a ribose transport system; High confidence in function and specificity) — encoded protein: MDIIIGIFEQGLTYVFLALGLYIAYIILDFPDLTVDGSFPLGAAVTVFLIVRGVNPMLALALSFLSGSIAGIMTGFIHIKLGVKDLLSGLIMQTALYTVNLFIAGKANVPIFNNDTIFNNQFINSIIPESLSTYKVLLVMIPIAVVLKIALDEFMKTKAGFLLKATGDNPTLVKTMAKDPGMIKIQGLAISNGFVALSGALVAQEQKFFEISMGTGSMVMGLASVVLGMKLLESVSSIKGTTKVIIGSILYKTSVALAIMIGFTANSMKLITATIFLVILVIGDGKVIRKKVKNA
- a CDS encoding flavin reductase (Multimeric flavodoxin WrbA [General function prediction only]; High confidence in function and specificity) — protein: MNILILKGSPRKKGNTNSIVEIFKSEMEKSENKVVDIHLYDMNLKGCVACKECQQFNDKFGCPIKDDMQKIFDLTLKADLIILATPIYSWYCTAPMKAVLDRLVYGMNKYYGQYKNLSLWQGKNLAIITTFGYGINKGPDLFEEGIKRYCKHSKLNYRGMLGQRHLGYNTKFMDDDKIDKTIEFAKILMDKTTSNDN
- a CDS encoding ABC transporter substrate binding protein (This family contains many hypothetical proteins and some ABC transporter substrate binding proteins; High confidence in function and specificity), yielding MNLKKLLSVVLVSGLLFTGCGGKNTASNGAEQSENAVEKTAAEEQSKEYKVGILQFAQHGSLDNCREGVIKGLENNAIKEGENLIIDYQNAEADMGITGQIADSFVANKYDMIIAIATPAAMSAFNAASDTDIPVIYTAISDPVAAQLAKEDGTPAGNITGTSDTLPVEAQLKMIKEVLPEAKKLGVLYTTSEANSISMIETYEKLAPEYGFELVTGSVTTTADIPLATDNILSKVDALTNLTDNTVVNSLPTILDKAASKNIPVFGSEIEQVKIGCLASEGIEYISLGEQTGDIAAKVLKGEAKASEIPFEIITNSSLYLNKEVAKNLGIEFSSDLTGRAVEIFEQIEQPKQR
- a CDS encoding hypothetical protein (High confidence in function and specificity), with amino-acid sequence MKKEAISVEEMKKADRRAIEHYKIPSIVLMENAALAFFDEVKDMSHKFTVICSTGNNGGDGLAIARHLLLNNKDIKIYIIGNMAKMSEDFKINFNILKKLNADIKILEEGNLKYLEKDLRESVAIDSIFGTGLSRKVEGLYAQTINTINDFAKSTVAVDIASGLNGDTGEVMGVCVEPEKTITFHRLKKGIELADLKHKGEVSIKYISIPDFE
- a CDS encoding MUG-like Uracil-DNA glycosylase enzyme family (G:T/U mismatch-specific DNA glycosylase [DNA replication, recombination, and repair]; High confidence in function and specificity), which produces MQKERYERVIHPLKPLYDEDSKILILGSFPSVKSREDDFFYANPQNRFWKLLFVLLEEKTAMDTESKKTILTKHNIALYDVIYKCDIVGSMDSSIKNVEPTNLKPIKEKSDLKMIFCNGNLSHRYYNKYHRNVLKMEAMKLPGTSSANARYKLEDLIESWKIILDYLKS
- a CDS encoding NhaP-type Na+(K+)/H+ antiporter (NhaP-type Na+/H+ and K+/H+ antiporters with a unique C-terminal domain [Inorganic ion transport and metabolism]; High confidence in function and specificity); translated protein: MELLFVAIVLILALFAINLSSKSGVPSLLLFLTLGIISGFLGVEFNNYEVGESFATFALIVIMFYGGFGTNWTMGKPVVKEATVLASLGVVATALITGWFVHVFFKFPLLESMLLGSIVGSTDYASVSNILTSKNLNLKYNSASLLELESGSNDPTAYTMTMLFLSLLLGEDISIPVLILKQVVFGLFIGFLFAKIVGKLLEIINLQKDGLSIVFMAAVALLTYSFTNVIGGNGYLAVYIFGIIIGNKSFLGKRDIIFFFDGFTELMSIGLFFLLGLLADLAKIIEHIPISFIIMLFMTFVARPVSVVGLMIPFKLKKNQLLVISWAGLRGAAAIAFAIMVVNQSNGQNILNIDVYHIVFGICFLSSLLQGSFMAYLSKKSDMIDPKDTVLKTFNFYSDKSDINFIKTIVDEESDLAGKKVKELNMNFDFIVAKIEREGKTIVPRGEVAFDIGDVVVLAGEEYFDYSGQEIMEFSIDEGHPWTDRKIVDLRLADNRLILTIDRNGKFINAEGNTVIKEGDRILLITDENIDFSIRS
- a CDS encoding ABC-type uncharacterized transport system (High confidence in function and specificity); amino-acid sequence: MDKYYNLGTVNESQIFDKFNLKVDDEQFVSIIGSNGSGKTSMLNIICGSIPLDGGNIIIDGEDITNKREHVRYEHMGRVFQSPGMGTSPSMTLLENMSMADNKGKSWNLSRGVNKKRIDYYKSLLIPIGLGLENKLDEKVNSLSGGQRQAVALLMATMTPIKFLILDEHTAALDPKTADIIMEITDKIIREKKLTALMVTHNLRYSLKYGNRILMMHEGKVILDKKNKEKQEIEMDDILDKFNKISIEVGNSI